Proteins encoded within one genomic window of Anastrepha ludens isolate Willacy chromosome 4, idAnaLude1.1, whole genome shotgun sequence:
- the LOC128860461 gene encoding dnaJ homolog subfamily C member 2: MLEFVEVNCNFSISHRNVERVGLAFLNSNRYNATTDETTESNDEASEKLPEEFAVDVDYLKSLDPKEWKDHDHYAILGLGKLRFIATDDDIRRAYRRMVLMHHPDKRKAKGEEVNTDEDYFTCITKAYEILGTPKTRRGYDSVDPEFDDSFPSQAEIDNNFYGCFNKCFDLNARWSERKNVPKFGDENSKREEVEEFYSFWYEFKSWREFSYLDEEDKEKGQDRDERRWIEKENKALRIKRKKEEMMRIRALVDLAYNNDKRIQKFKNEEKERKLAAKRAKMDAAQAQKAEQERALREAQLAKERAEKAEQKRIEQIRIEKEQMKKALKKERKILRDKLKESKYYGNNDKETLKNMEGLEKICEALNLNELQELNKDIEKKGQNAFFSTLKMVEKKIASELEEINQTQQKKTTKNDKDVKKNDVWNNENMQLLIKSVNLFPAGTSQRWDVIAAFINQHSTSGMPVSARDVLNKAKAMQNSDFSKSSLKAQANDTAFENFNKSKKEVQTCNDITVNQPVTNNVNHADGDASTNGNKEQSDNDTKAVTKPTPNKPTATPKTWTKEEQALLEQAIKTYPISTPDRWDRIAECIPNRTKKDCLRRVKELVELVNSKKEAQQSVK, encoded by the exons ATGCTGGAATTTGTGGAAGTGAACTGCAATTTCTCCATTAGCCATAGAAACGTCGAACGCGTGGGCTTGGCATTCCTCAATTCAAATAGATATAATGCCACTACTGATGAGACGACGGAAAGCAACGATGAAGCGTCTGAAAAGTTACCTGAAGAATTCGCGGTGGATGTGGACTACCTGAAATCACTTGATCCCAAAGAATGGAAAGATCATGATCACTATGCAATACTTGGTTTAGGAAAATTAAG GTTTATAGCCACAGATGACGATATACGGCGTGCTTACAGGCGCATGGTTTTGATGCATCACCCCGACAAGCGAAAAGCGAAAGGTGAAGAAGTAAACACCGATGAGGACTATTTTACTTGCATTACTAAAGCTTACGAAATACTCG GCACGCCGAAGACGAGACGCGGCTATGACTCTGTTGATCCCGAATTTGATGATTCATTCCCATCTCAAGCGGAGATCGATAACAATTTTTATGGATGCTTTAACAAATGTTTTGACTTAAATGCACGCTGGAGCGAAAGGAAAAATGTGCCAAAATTTGGTGATGAAAATTCGAAACGCGAAGAGGTGGAAGAGTTCTATAGTTTTTGGTATGAGTTCAAGTCTTGGCGTGAATTTAGTTATCTGGACGAAGAGGACAAAGAAAAGGGGCAAGATCGAGATGAAAGACGTTGGATTGAGAAGGAAAATAAAGCACTCCGTATTAAGAGgaagaaagaagaaatgatgCGTATCCGTGCTTTGGTTGATTTAGCTTACAATAATGACAAACGCatacaaaagtttaaaaatgaggaaaaggaaagaaaattgGCGGCAAAGCGAGCGAAAATGGACGCTGCTCAGGCACAAAAAGCTGAACAGGAACGAGCCTTACGAGAGGCTCAGTTAGCAAAGGAACGTGCAGAGAAAGCAGAACAAAAACGCATTGAACAAATACGCATCGAGAAAGAGCAAATGAAGAAGGCACTCAAGAAAGAGCGAAAAATTTTGCGCGATAAATTAAAGGAGTCTAAGTACTATGGGAATAATGATAAAGAAACCCTTAAAAATATGGAAGGCTTGGAAAAGATCTGTGAggcattaaatttaaatgaattgcaAGAGCTTAATAAAGATATTGAAAAGAAGGGACAAAATGCATTCTTCTCCACATTGAAAATGGTTGAAAAGAAAATTGCTTCTGAATTGGAGGAGATCAATCagacacaacaaaaaaagactACAAAGAACGATAAAGATGTAAAGAAGAATGATGTGTGGAACAATGAGAATATGCAATTGCTTATCAAGTCTGTCAATTTATTCCCAGCTGGTACGTCACAGCGTTGGGATGTTATTGCTGCTTTCATTAATCAGCACTCCACTTCTGGTATGCCAGTCAGCGCACGCGATGTGCTCAATAAAGCCAAAGCAATGCAAAATAGTGACTTCTCGAAAAGTTCACTTAAAGCACAGGCTAACGATACTGCTTtcgaaaatttcaacaaatccaaaAAGGAAGTGCAGACTTGCAATGATATTACTGTTAATCAACCAGTTACGAATAATGTAAACCATGCTGATGGCGATGCAAGTACAAATGGTAATAAAGAGCAGAGTGATAACGATACAAAAGCTGTTACTAAGCCAACTCCAAACAAGCCAACGGCTACGCCTAAAACGTGGACAAAGGAAGAGCAAGCGTTGTTGGAACAAGCTATCAAAACTTATCCAATCTCAACTCCCGATCGCTGGGATAGAATAGCGGAATGCATACCGAATAGGACCAAGAAAGATTGCTTGCGTCGTGTCAAAGAACTTGTAGAGCTGGTGAATTCGAAAAAAGAGGCGCAACAATCGGTAAAatga
- the LOC128860459 gene encoding sphingosine kinase 1, translating into MDVEELTDIFYTSDKKGQVCRVKLNGQGFTLQRESTNGSSREQLIGLDDIIGSRCIVVKKDRRACSMLCSYAMQADGNRSDSGDETKKKSTSVSYEHGDASAYLYVFAYILNKKQLRNIIRRERTVLKLRFRSFDTFGDNMREAERWYHTVRAFKGRSLGNNGTEERRILVLLNPKSGAGKAREIFNRQVVPVLNEAEQQYDLHVTKHANYAREFVRVKILDNYSGIVAVGGDGLFFEILNGLLMRADWMDARNIPLGIVPCGSGNGLARSVAYVCGEPYEPKPILGATLTVLSGKSIAMDVVRIQQHNQILYSFLSIGWGLISDIDIESERLRSLGYQRFTIWTLHRLISLRTYRGKVSYLPKINPYIESDTISLADPLPLKHSRSCNTCLDKLNNGCFQSTECIDASKYYDVISLQNSLNQSVNSRCDSWFSPGSCRSTYHSVSESIYHSVEGDSDGESRLQLSNLSVHLCGPTGSAPTLDEPVPSSWVVEEGEFVMVHAAYQTHLGSDCFFVPPAKFNDGTIYVVIIRSGISRSQLLNFMMGMSSGTHVPVMNNEYIKMVPVTAFRIEPYDNEGILTVDGERIEFGPLQAEMLPNMVRVMTPK; encoded by the exons ATGGATGTTGAAGAGTTGACTGACATATTCTATACGAGCGACAAGAAGGGTCAGGTGTGTCGTGTCAAATTGAATGGACAGGGATTTACACTGCAACGTGAATCGACTAATGGTAGTTCAAGAGAGCAGCTCATCGGTTTGGATGACATTATTGGCAGTCGCTGCATTGTTGTGAAGAAGGATCGGCGCGCTTGCTCCATGCTATGCAGCTACGCGATGCAGGCGGACGGCAATCGTAGTGATAGCGGGGACGAGACAAAAAAGAAGTCCACTTCTGTGTCATATGAACATGGCGATGCAAGCGCTTATCTCTATGTCTTTGCgtatattctaaataaaaaacaacttcgCAATATAATACGTCGTGAACGCACTGTATTAAAACTGCGTTTTCGTTCCTTTGACACTTTTGGCGATAATATGCGTGAGGCGGAACGTTGGTATCATACTGTGAGAGCATTTAAGGGTCGAAGTTTAGGTAATAATGGAACGGAAGAACGACGCATTTTGGTCTTGTTGAACCCAAAATCGGGTGCGGGTAAGGCGCGTGAAATTTTCAATCGTcaagttgtgccagtgttaaatgaagcagaacaacAGTACGATTTGCATGTGACAAAACATGCCAATTATGCACGAGAGTTTGTGCGCGTGAAAATTTTGGACAACTATAGTGGTATTGTAGCGGTGGGCGGCGATGGCCTGTTCTTTGAGATTCTAAATGGTTTATTAATGCGTGCCGATTGGATGGATGCACGAAATATACCTTTGGGTATAGTGCCATGTGGGTCGGGAAATGGATTGGCGCGCTCGGTGGCGTATGTGTGTGG agaGCCCTACGAACCAAAACCAATTTTGGGCGCCACGTTAACAGTGCTGAGCGGGAAGTCCATCGCCATGGATGTCGTGAGAATACAACAACACAATCAA atACTCTACTCCTTCCTCTCCATTGGTTGGGGCCTCATCTCAGATATTGACATCGAAAGCGAACGTTTGCGATCGCTTGGTTATCAAAGATTTACAATTTGGACCTTACATCGCCTAATTAGTTTACGTACATATCGCGGCAAAGTATCATATCTTCCAAAGATTAATCCTTACATAGAAAGCGATACAATATCGCTGGCAGACCCACTGCCATTGAAGCATAGTAGAAGTTGTAATACATGTTTGGATAAACTGAacaacggttgttttcaatccACCGAATGCATCGATGCTAGTAAATATTACGATGTTATTTCGCTGCAAAATTCCTTGAATCAATCGGTTAATTCGCGTTGCGACAGTTGGTTCTCACCTGGTTCGTGTCGTAGTACTTACCATTCCGTTTCGGAGAGTATTTATCATAGTGTGGAAGGTGATAGCGACGGTGAATCCCGTTTACAGCTTAGTAATTTGAGTGTTCATTTGTGTGGCCCAACGGGCAGTGCGCCTACACTTGACGAACCGGTACCGTCATCGTGGGTAGTGGAAGAAGGCGAATTCGTAATGGTACATGCAGCTTATCAAACGCATTTGGGAAGTGATTGTTTTTTTGTGCCACCAGCAAAATTCAACGATGGCACCATTTATGTAGTTATCATACGCAGTGGCATAAGTCGTTCGCAACTATTGAACTTCATGATGGGTATGAGTTCGGGCACACACGTGCCGGTAATGAAcaatgaatatataaaaatggtgcCAGTGACGGCTTTTCGCATAGAACCATATGACAATGAGGGTATCCTTACAGTCGATGGTGAGCGCATCGAATTTGGACCTCTACAGGCGGAAATGCTACCGAATATGGTGCGGGTAATGACACCAAAATGA